In a single window of the Aridibaculum aurantiacum genome:
- a CDS encoding SH3 domain-containing protein, with amino-acid sequence MENATGGLQSKYSELINAAKAGGVNNLQVREQDRVLYIDGEAPNGQTKDNLWSIYNRIDPDFRAGDLIMNINVASAVAGAQARVSTQTSNLNIRKGPGTDQPIVGKAAHNSNVTIINKTNDQWWLVRTEKGEEGYAYAQYLSVS; translated from the coding sequence ATGGAAAACGCAACAGGCGGCCTGCAAAGCAAGTACAGTGAGTTGATAAATGCAGCTAAAGCCGGTGGTGTTAACAACCTACAGGTTCGTGAGCAGGATCGTGTACTTTATATAGATGGTGAAGCACCTAATGGGCAAACGAAGGATAATTTATGGAGCATCTATAACCGGATCGATCCAGATTTTAGAGCAGGCGATTTGATCATGAATATAAATGTTGCATCGGCAGTAGCCGGCGCACAAGCAAGAGTAAGTACGCAAACTTCTAATCTAAACATCAGGAAAGGTCCGGGAACTGACCAGCCAATTGTAGGCAAAGCTGCACATAACTCTAATGTTACCATCATCAATAAAACCAATGATCAATGGTGGCTGGTAAGAACTGAAAAAGGAGAAGAAGGATATGCATATGCACAATACCTGAGTGTGTCTTAG
- a CDS encoding NAD(P)H-dependent oxidoreductase: MAKILVQFAHPALEKSRIHARMIKYLQQVKGVFINDLYEEYPDFDIDVEREQALLLQHDIIILQHPFYWYSSPAIIKQWLDLVLEHGWAYGSNGLALTGKHMMNAVSCGGSRQAYQPGGINRLSVVDYLEPFHQTARLCKMHYLPPFVVHGTHKKADEEIEDDARSFADVVRKLQQGILPAAGLETTEYINDLLIPQSPTA; the protein is encoded by the coding sequence ATGGCCAAAATTCTTGTGCAGTTTGCGCACCCTGCGCTGGAGAAAAGCAGGATACATGCCCGCATGATTAAATACCTGCAGCAGGTAAAGGGTGTCTTCATCAATGATCTTTACGAAGAGTATCCTGATTTCGACATAGATGTAGAAAGAGAACAAGCGCTGTTGCTGCAGCACGACATCATCATTCTTCAACATCCATTTTATTGGTATAGTTCACCAGCTATCATCAAGCAATGGCTCGACCTTGTGCTCGAGCACGGCTGGGCGTATGGAAGTAATGGCCTGGCTCTTACAGGTAAGCACATGATGAATGCAGTATCGTGTGGCGGGTCACGGCAGGCTTATCAACCCGGCGGTATCAACCGTCTTTCTGTGGTAGATTACCTGGAGCCTTTCCATCAGACGGCGCGCTTATGCAAAATGCATTACCTGCCTCCGTTCGTCGTGCATGGCACACACAAAAAGGCAGATGAGGAGATAGAAGACGATGCACGAAGTTTTGCCGATGTGGTTCGCAAACTTCAGCAGGGTATACTTCCTGCTGCTGGTTTGGAGACCACAGAATACATCAACGATCTTCTTATTCCACAATCACCTACCGCCTAA
- a CDS encoding monovalent cation:proton antiporter-2 (CPA2) family protein: protein MDQHSFLFQAMIYLAAAVVFVPIARRLGLGSVLGYLFAGIIIGPAVLGFLGDGGADIMHVAEFGVVMMLFIIGLELEPQLLWKLRTSILGLGELQVLVSAAFIGAIAMALGLAWQPALAIGMTLSLSSTAMVLQTMQEKGLMKTVAGQSSFSVLLFQDIAVIPMLAILPFLATGTSGVSSSDHSPTLVSGQPAWAQTLIVVTSVIFVIFLGRYIMRHVFRIIAQTRIRELFTASALLLIVGIAVLMTQVGLSPALGTFLAGVVLANSEYKHALESDIEPFKGLLLGLFFISVGASIDFNLIASQPIMILSIVAAMMVIKALVLALVGKLFKLAFDQNMLFALALSQAGEFAFVLFSFTLQEGILPAALVSTLIAVVAISMALTPLLLLVHERFIQPYIGTKETESSRSADTVNERNPVIIAGFGRFGNVTGRFLQANGIGTTVLDIDSERVDLLRKFGFKVYYGDATRPDLLAAAGANEAKLLIITLSDPAKVLEMVETVKKYFPNLRVLARAYDRGDTYQLMDEGMLHIYRETLDTSLRMGVDAMSLLGHRKYHAQRAARTFLKHDERALKKLAAVRGDQKEYINVAREVIEELETFIQSDRQNAKLQLDEGWDGDSLIAESKSSFQGNDAKL from the coding sequence ATGGATCAACATTCCTTCCTATTCCAGGCAATGATATACCTGGCCGCGGCCGTTGTCTTTGTTCCAATAGCACGGCGTTTGGGCCTCGGATCAGTTTTAGGATACCTTTTTGCAGGAATCATCATAGGACCTGCCGTCCTCGGTTTTTTAGGCGACGGTGGCGCCGACATCATGCATGTAGCAGAGTTTGGTGTGGTCATGATGTTGTTTATCATTGGCCTTGAGCTGGAGCCACAGCTGCTATGGAAACTACGAACTTCAATTCTTGGTTTAGGAGAATTGCAGGTATTGGTTTCAGCCGCTTTTATTGGCGCTATTGCAATGGCGCTGGGATTAGCATGGCAACCTGCTTTAGCCATTGGTATGACATTATCGCTATCAAGTACTGCCATGGTTTTGCAGACTATGCAGGAAAAGGGATTGATGAAAACGGTAGCTGGCCAGAGTTCTTTTTCTGTTCTACTGTTCCAGGACATAGCTGTGATACCTATGTTGGCGATCCTGCCATTCCTGGCTACAGGTACGTCCGGCGTTTCTTCCAGCGACCATTCACCCACACTGGTATCAGGCCAGCCGGCATGGGCTCAAACGCTCATTGTTGTTACTTCAGTGATTTTTGTCATTTTCCTTGGGCGGTACATTATGCGCCACGTTTTCAGGATCATTGCCCAAACCCGCATCCGGGAACTTTTTACAGCAAGTGCACTACTGCTTATCGTTGGTATTGCTGTGTTGATGACGCAGGTAGGTCTGAGCCCGGCATTGGGTACTTTTCTGGCGGGAGTAGTATTGGCTAACAGCGAGTACAAACATGCTTTAGAAAGTGATATAGAACCTTTCAAAGGGTTGCTGCTCGGGCTATTCTTCATCTCTGTAGGAGCATCTATCGATTTCAACCTGATCGCTAGCCAGCCAATAATGATACTTTCTATTGTAGCTGCTATGATGGTGATTAAAGCATTGGTTTTAGCTCTTGTAGGAAAGTTGTTCAAGCTGGCTTTCGACCAGAATATGTTGTTTGCTTTAGCGCTAAGCCAGGCAGGAGAATTTGCCTTTGTACTCTTTTCTTTTACACTACAGGAAGGCATTCTTCCTGCTGCCTTGGTTAGTACACTAATAGCAGTCGTCGCCATTTCGATGGCCTTGACACCTCTGTTGCTATTGGTTCATGAGCGCTTCATTCAGCCTTACATTGGTACAAAGGAAACGGAATCTAGCAGGTCTGCTGATACAGTAAATGAGCGCAACCCGGTGATCATTGCTGGCTTTGGCAGGTTTGGCAACGTAACAGGAAGATTTTTACAAGCAAATGGAATAGGAACCACGGTATTGGATATTGACAGTGAAAGGGTAGACCTGCTGCGTAAGTTCGGGTTCAAAGTGTATTATGGAGATGCCACCCGGCCTGATCTACTGGCCGCTGCCGGCGCTAATGAAGCTAAGTTGCTCATCATCACATTGAGTGATCCGGCTAAAGTGCTGGAAATGGTAGAAACGGTAAAGAAATATTTTCCTAACCTGCGGGTATTGGCCCGCGCCTACGACCGGGGCGATACCTACCAATTGATGGACGAGGGGATGCTGCATATTTACCGCGAAACTCTAGATACTTCGCTGCGAATGGGCGTTGATGCCATGAGCCTGCTTGGCCACCGGAAATACCATGCTCAGCGTGCAGCACGAACCTTTCTTAAACATGATGAGCGGGCACTGAAAAAACTGGCTGCAGTACGCGGCGACCAGAAGGAATACATTAACGTAGCCCGTGAAGTGATCGAGGAGCTCGAAACCTTTATACAGAGTGACCGGCAGAATGCAAAACTCCAACTTGATGAAGGATGGGATGGGGACAGTCTGATAGCTGAATCGAAAAGCAGCTTCCAAGGTAATGATGCCAAGCTTTAG
- a CDS encoding isoaspartyl peptidase/L-asparaginase family protein, producing the protein MQKYTIVIHGGAGTILKEDMTPELEAAYTEGLQQALDAGYAVLEEGGSAVNAVKAAVVVMEDNILFNAGRGSVFTKKGVNEMDAALMDGATLDAGAVAGVRNVRNPILLANEVLLHSNHVLLCGKGANDFAIKQGVKLEPDEYFFSQFRYDQWKAIRDTDDYQLDHTHEDMEELMKDKKFGTVGAVACDKDGNIAAATSTGGMTNKKYGRIGDSPIIGSGTYANNNTCAISCTGHGEKFMKAVTAYDISALMEYKRFSLEEASKEVVMNKLVKMEGEGGIIGVDAQGNVAMVFNSIGMYRGFKSSDGSNQIGIYG; encoded by the coding sequence ATGCAGAAGTACACGATAGTTATACACGGTGGTGCAGGTACAATACTTAAAGAAGATATGACACCTGAACTGGAAGCAGCTTATACAGAAGGGCTGCAACAGGCGCTGGATGCAGGTTATGCTGTTTTAGAAGAAGGCGGTTCAGCCGTCAATGCAGTGAAAGCTGCGGTAGTAGTAATGGAAGACAATATACTGTTCAATGCAGGAAGAGGTTCTGTATTTACTAAGAAAGGTGTGAATGAAATGGATGCTGCACTGATGGACGGAGCCACGCTTGATGCAGGTGCCGTAGCAGGTGTAAGAAACGTGAGAAATCCTATTCTCCTTGCAAACGAAGTTTTGCTGCACAGCAATCATGTGCTGCTTTGCGGAAAAGGTGCTAATGATTTTGCTATAAAACAAGGCGTAAAACTGGAGCCGGATGAATATTTCTTCTCGCAGTTCAGGTACGACCAGTGGAAAGCCATACGTGATACAGATGATTATCAACTGGACCATACGCACGAGGATATGGAGGAGCTGATGAAAGATAAAAAGTTTGGAACAGTAGGCGCCGTAGCATGTGATAAAGATGGCAACATAGCTGCTGCTACCAGTACCGGTGGCATGACCAATAAAAAGTATGGCCGCATTGGAGACAGCCCTATAATTGGTTCCGGCACATATGCCAACAACAATACCTGCGCCATCAGCTGCACCGGTCATGGTGAAAAATTCATGAAAGCAGTAACAGCTTACGACATCAGCGCACTCATGGAGTACAAACGCTTTTCATTAGAAGAAGCGAGTAAAGAAGTTGTTATGAACAAGCTAGTAAAAATGGAAGGCGAAGGCGGCATCATAGGTGTGGATGCACAGGGAAACGTAGCCATGGTTTTCAATAGTATTGGCATGTACCGCGGCTTCAAAAGCAGTGATGGCAGCAACCAGATCGGCATATATGGCTAA
- a CDS encoding GNAT family N-acetyltransferase, whose product MEAIEIVQAGPADVYQLQKIGRQTFQETFSAGNTEENMRKYLEEGFAIDKLAAELANPHSLFYFAKLGEAVIGYLKLNFGKSQTELQDEQALEIERIYVLKEYHGKKVGQLLYEMAIQVASQSNSQYVWLGVWEENQRAISFYSKNGFKEFDKHIFKLGEDEQTDILMKLELR is encoded by the coding sequence ATGGAAGCCATTGAAATAGTACAGGCAGGACCAGCCGACGTGTACCAGTTGCAAAAGATCGGCAGGCAAACTTTTCAGGAAACTTTTTCAGCAGGTAACACTGAAGAGAACATGCGCAAGTATCTTGAAGAAGGTTTTGCCATTGATAAACTTGCAGCGGAACTGGCCAATCCACATTCACTATTTTATTTTGCCAAACTTGGTGAAGCAGTAATTGGCTACCTGAAACTGAATTTCGGAAAATCACAAACGGAGCTACAGGACGAGCAAGCACTTGAAATAGAACGCATCTATGTGCTGAAGGAATACCATGGAAAAAAGGTGGGACAACTGCTGTATGAAATGGCGATTCAGGTGGCGAGCCAGAGCAACAGCCAGTATGTTTGGCTTGGGGTTTGGGAAGAAAACCAGCGAGCTATCAGCTTCTACAGCAAGAATGGCTTTAAAGAGTTCGACAAGCATATCTTCAAACTGGGTGAAGACGAGCAGACAGACATACTGATGAAACTGGAACTACGGTAA
- a CDS encoding bifunctional heptose 7-phosphate kinase/heptose 1-phosphate adenyltransferase, with product MQVEDLFKHFAEQKVAVVGDVMLDTYWWGHVERISPEAPVPVVALDKKELRLGGAGNVALNTVALGASTAIFSVIGNDEDGETLTQLLAQHNINTRYIVKSNNRVTTNKTRIISRNQHMMRLDSEITHDINSDEQAQLVQAFEEFVKTEKPSVVVFEDYNKGVLTSSLIQQLITLCNEHGIITTVDPKRKNFFSYKGISIFKPNLKEVKEGLNLLLEDINEPVLREIHAQLKDVLQHDISLITLSEKGVFYQHDNSSSIIPTHVRSIADVSGAGDTVIAVASLVYAASRNINLAAAMANIAGGLVCEEVGTVAINKTKLFEECRLLLN from the coding sequence ATGCAGGTAGAGGATCTGTTCAAACATTTTGCAGAACAAAAAGTAGCTGTAGTAGGCGATGTAATGCTCGACACATACTGGTGGGGCCATGTAGAAAGGATATCACCTGAAGCGCCGGTACCTGTAGTAGCACTAGATAAAAAAGAACTTCGACTGGGTGGTGCAGGTAACGTAGCATTGAATACGGTAGCACTTGGTGCTTCAACTGCTATATTCTCGGTTATTGGTAATGATGAGGATGGAGAAACGCTCACCCAGTTGTTGGCGCAGCATAACATTAATACCAGGTATATAGTAAAAAGCAACAACAGGGTTACTACCAATAAAACGCGTATCATAAGTCGCAACCAGCACATGATGCGACTTGACTCCGAAATAACACATGATATAAACAGCGATGAACAGGCACAATTGGTTCAGGCATTTGAAGAATTTGTAAAGACAGAGAAACCTTCAGTAGTTGTATTTGAAGATTACAACAAGGGCGTACTTACCAGCAGCCTGATCCAGCAACTGATAACGCTTTGCAATGAACATGGCATCATAACAACCGTTGATCCAAAGCGCAAGAACTTCTTTTCCTACAAAGGGATCAGCATTTTTAAACCCAACCTAAAAGAAGTAAAAGAAGGTTTGAACCTGCTACTGGAAGACATCAATGAGCCAGTTTTGCGCGAAATTCATGCGCAACTGAAGGATGTATTGCAGCATGATATCTCACTCATCACACTATCTGAAAAAGGTGTGTTTTACCAGCACGATAATTCCTCCTCCATCATACCTACACATGTGCGAAGCATAGCCGATGTAAGTGGTGCCGGCGATACAGTAATCGCTGTAGCATCGCTGGTATATGCCGCCAGCCGGAACATTAATCTTGCTGCCGCCATGGCCAATATTGCAGGCGGTCTTGTATGCGAAGAAGTAGGTACAGTAGCTATCAATAAAACAAAGCTGTTCGAGGAGTGTCGGCTGCTATTGAACTAG
- a CDS encoding APC family permease: protein MDNNSNASSFKPTLGLLDATMIVAGSMIGSGIFIVSADITRNVGSAGWLIFVWILTGLMTLTAALSYGELSAMFPKAGGQYVYLKEAYNPLVGFLYGWSFFSVIQTATIAAVGVAFAKFTAYLIPAFSEDNVLMGIKKGVDAAGKMQYSFGISAAQLLSIVVIVLLTYINTRGVKGGKAIQTTFTLTKLLSLFGLIVFGLILVKGDVWTANWSNAWDLGSLSREGTFANYTIAAALGAIAAAMVGSIFSSDAWNNVTFIAGEIKNPQRNIGLSLFLGTFIVTVIYVAANVMYTAVLPLQEIASAKNDRVAVVASNVIFGNIGTIIIALMIMISTFGCNNGLILAGARVYYTMARDGLFFKKVGRLNTHAVPAYALWIQAVFACAWSLSGKYGDLLDMISFVVVVFYMLTIIGIFILRVKRPDAERPYRAIGYPVLPALYIIMGLTFCILLIIYKPTYTWPGAIITLLGVPLYYIAVASNKKAV, encoded by the coding sequence ATGGACAACAATTCTAACGCTTCTTCTTTCAAACCTACTTTGGGCCTGCTGGATGCTACTATGATCGTAGCCGGCAGCATGATTGGATCAGGGATCTTTATAGTAAGTGCAGATATTACACGTAATGTGGGTAGTGCTGGCTGGCTGATCTTTGTGTGGATACTGACTGGGTTAATGACACTTACAGCTGCACTAAGCTATGGCGAGTTAAGCGCCATGTTTCCAAAAGCCGGCGGACAATATGTGTACCTAAAAGAAGCTTACAACCCGCTCGTAGGTTTTCTTTATGGATGGAGTTTTTTCTCTGTAATACAAACAGCAACAATTGCTGCAGTAGGTGTTGCATTTGCAAAATTTACTGCTTATCTCATTCCTGCCTTCAGCGAAGACAATGTATTGATGGGTATAAAAAAAGGCGTGGATGCAGCTGGCAAAATGCAATATTCATTCGGCATTAGTGCTGCACAACTGTTATCCATTGTAGTCATTGTGTTACTTACCTACATAAATACGCGTGGTGTAAAAGGCGGTAAAGCCATCCAAACAACATTCACACTTACCAAGCTGCTTAGTCTTTTTGGACTAATTGTATTTGGATTGATACTGGTTAAAGGTGATGTATGGACAGCTAACTGGAGCAATGCCTGGGACCTTGGCAGTTTATCGCGTGAAGGCACGTTCGCTAATTATACAATAGCTGCGGCATTGGGTGCTATAGCTGCGGCAATGGTAGGTTCTATTTTCAGCAGCGATGCCTGGAACAATGTAACATTCATAGCAGGTGAAATAAAGAACCCCCAGCGCAACATCGGACTTAGCCTCTTCTTAGGAACCTTTATAGTTACCGTTATATATGTAGCTGCCAATGTAATGTATACGGCGGTGCTGCCACTACAGGAAATCGCATCAGCAAAAAATGATCGCGTAGCTGTTGTTGCATCCAATGTCATCTTTGGAAATATCGGTACCATTATCATCGCGCTCATGATTATGATCTCAACCTTTGGTTGTAACAACGGGTTGATACTGGCTGGCGCACGTGTATACTACACAATGGCCAGGGATGGATTATTCTTCAAAAAAGTTGGCCGCCTGAATACACATGCTGTACCTGCGTATGCGCTATGGATACAGGCGGTGTTTGCCTGTGCATGGAGCCTCAGCGGCAAGTATGGGGACCTGCTCGATATGATATCATTTGTGGTGGTAGTATTCTACATGCTAACCATCATTGGTATTTTCATTTTACGTGTAAAACGTCCCGATGCAGAACGTCCATATAGGGCCATTGGGTATCCTGTATTGCCTGCACTTTATATCATTATGGGCTTGACCTTTTGTATTCTTCTCATCATTTACAAACCTACTTATACATGGCCTGGAGCCATCATCACTCTGCTGGGTGTGCCTTTGTATTATATTGCGGTCGCAAGCAATAAAAAAGCAGTATAA
- a CDS encoding OmpH family outer membrane protein, with the protein MKNFLLPLNIILVIAVAVLFYLHFSSGKKTTTQVASQTSGSAQTGAFKLAYFEMDSIDNNYEYLKDVRSQLKSKQQELGGQLNQLKNRYMEKVKKYQQEAPTMTQERANIVEQELMNDQKVLANKEQSLDLEMQDIQFKKMQDVNKKIEEFLKEYNKDKGFSYIVANQPGTVYYVDPGFDITAEVVKGLNEQYKKKD; encoded by the coding sequence ATGAAAAATTTTCTATTGCCCTTAAACATCATTCTTGTTATAGCAGTTGCAGTGCTGTTTTACCTGCACTTTTCAAGTGGTAAAAAAACAACAACCCAGGTAGCTTCTCAAACTTCCGGGTCGGCACAAACAGGCGCTTTCAAATTGGCTTATTTTGAAATGGACTCTATTGATAACAACTACGAATACCTGAAAGATGTACGCAGCCAGTTGAAATCTAAACAACAGGAACTAGGTGGACAATTGAACCAACTGAAGAACCGCTACATGGAGAAGGTGAAGAAATACCAGCAGGAAGCACCTACCATGACACAAGAACGCGCTAACATAGTAGAACAAGAATTGATGAACGATCAGAAGGTGCTTGCTAATAAAGAGCAATCACTCGATCTTGAAATGCAGGATATCCAGTTTAAGAAGATGCAGGATGTAAATAAGAAAATTGAAGAGTTCCTGAAGGAGTATAACAAAGACAAAGGCTTCAGCTACATCGTAGCAAATCAACCAGGTACTGTTTATTATGTTGATCCAGGTTTTGATATTACTGCCGAAGTAGTGAAAGGATTGAATGAACAATACAAGAAGAAAGACTAA
- a CDS encoding DUF6252 family protein, producing MKLRLPFLAAIILFFAACQKEITSDIVTSTSPTTTPGTTGSFTANINGTPWIANRFSLIQFSPAMGQLPRLMNISAVGTDKRMLTITLTDSGAHQYSLSPYSYWMNAAAYIDSNMANPMNYSSNQAYTPNEPNGTFRVSSIDTVRKTMSGTFSFKVYRQADSTSLTFSNGVFTNVSYSTGSPLPPSSTSDTFRVKVNGTSFVPHSISGDMMTMMNSIMLQGNSQDLTRNVSVGVPMNATPGTYPMLFPGDYYGAYMMSGNSFSSVSGSIQVLEHNTTTKRIRANFAFVAQPLIAPTPVHNITEGYFSIIYR from the coding sequence ATGAAACTACGCTTACCTTTTTTAGCAGCTATCATACTATTCTTTGCTGCTTGTCAAAAAGAAATTACCAGTGACATAGTTACCAGTACTTCACCAACCACTACACCCGGTACTACTGGCTCTTTTACTGCCAATATTAATGGAACGCCTTGGATAGCTAACAGGTTTTCACTGATCCAATTCAGTCCTGCCATGGGTCAGTTGCCGCGCCTTATGAACATTTCAGCTGTTGGAACAGATAAGCGAATGCTTACAATTACCCTTACTGATTCAGGAGCGCACCAGTATTCTTTATCTCCATATAGCTATTGGATGAATGCTGCAGCATACATTGATAGCAACATGGCCAATCCCATGAACTATAGTAGCAACCAAGCATATACGCCTAATGAGCCAAATGGTACATTTCGCGTATCATCTATAGATACAGTGCGTAAGACCATGAGTGGAACTTTTAGTTTCAAAGTTTACCGCCAGGCCGATAGCACATCCCTTACTTTTAGCAACGGAGTGTTCACAAATGTTTCTTATTCTACCGGTAGCCCGCTTCCTCCATCATCTACATCAGATACATTCAGGGTAAAAGTAAATGGTACTTCATTTGTTCCTCACAGTATCTCGGGCGACATGATGACCATGATGAATTCTATTATGCTACAAGGAAACAGCCAGGATCTTACACGCAATGTGAGTGTGGGCGTGCCAATGAACGCTACCCCCGGCACTTATCCTATGCTTTTTCCAGGTGATTATTATGGAGCCTATATGATGAGTGGGAACAGCTTTTCTTCTGTATCGGGTTCTATCCAGGTACTGGAACATAATACCACAACCAAACGTATACGTGCAAACTTTGCTTTTGTAGCACAGCCGCTTATTGCTCCTACACCTGTTCATAATATTACTGAAGGATATTTTTCTATTATCTACAGGTAG
- a CDS encoding carbonic anhydrase family protein, with translation MKTLTKESRDKITPKQGIALLREGNRRFINNLKINRNLLQQMNETSDGQHPFAVILSCIDSRTSAELIFDQGLGDVFSVRIAGNIVNEDILGSMEFGCKAAGAKVILVLGHTRCGAVKGACDHVELGNLTTLLKKFEPALNAETTTTDNRTSSNSEFVEHVAELNVKLAVKEILERSPTLREMVEAGQIGIAGAMYDVENGNVEFYEDTFQGIK, from the coding sequence ATGAAGACACTTACAAAGGAATCACGCGACAAGATAACGCCAAAGCAGGGTATCGCCCTTCTTAGAGAAGGTAATCGCAGGTTCATCAACAATTTGAAGATAAACCGCAACCTGCTGCAACAGATGAATGAAACTTCAGATGGCCAACACCCATTTGCTGTTATCCTTAGCTGTATCGACTCCCGTACTTCAGCCGAATTGATTTTTGACCAGGGACTGGGTGATGTCTTCAGCGTACGTATCGCAGGAAACATTGTGAATGAAGATATATTAGGAAGCATGGAATTTGGCTGTAAGGCTGCAGGTGCTAAGGTAATCCTTGTATTGGGCCACACCAGGTGTGGTGCAGTAAAAGGAGCTTGCGACCATGTGGAATTAGGCAACCTGACTACGCTACTAAAAAAGTTTGAACCTGCACTGAACGCAGAAACAACAACTACAGATAACAGAACATCTTCAAACAGTGAGTTTGTAGAGCATGTTGCTGAACTGAATGTAAAGCTTGCTGTAAAAGAAATTCTAGAAAGAAGCCCTACCCTACGTGAAATGGTAGAAGCAGGTCAAATCGGAATTGCTGGTGCCATGTATGATGTAGAGAATGGTAATGTGGAATTTTATGAAGATACTTTCCAGGGTATCAAATAG
- a CDS encoding SulP family inorganic anion transporter, protein MKSVFKEIKSDLPASIVVFFVAVPLCLGIALASGAPLFAGIIAGIVGGIICGIASGSALGVSGPAAGLAVVVLNSIQTLGGSWHAFLLAVVLAGCLQLLAGYLRAGFVAYFFPSSVIKGMLTGIGLIIILKQIPHAVGYDENLEGSLQFAEPTGENTFSAIAHAFTQITPGAVLIALISIAILLLWENVLMKKSRIFHVIQGPLVAVVVGIIMFNLYRNGILNFTLADKQLVTLPVPENIGAFFGQFTSPDFSQLANPEVYFIAVVIAVIASLETLLCVEATDKLDPLKRVTPTNRELKAQGLGNIVSGLIGGLPITQVIVRSSANITFGAKTKLSAILHGVWLLLSVITIAHLLNMIPLATLAAILILVGYKLAKPALFIQMYKLGWEQFVPFMATVVGILATDLLKGIGIGLAVGIFYTLRHNYKNSHYVHDTKTVENGKEMHHLVLAEEVSFLNKANILKTLNAIPDNAKVVIDGSKSVAIDYDVIEIIQNFRQNAKSKNIEVELLGITEEKAEMSH, encoded by the coding sequence ATGAAAAGCGTATTCAAAGAAATCAAAAGTGACCTGCCTGCTAGTATTGTAGTCTTCTTTGTGGCTGTTCCACTATGTCTAGGTATTGCACTGGCATCGGGTGCACCATTATTTGCAGGCATCATTGCAGGCATTGTTGGTGGCATTATCTGCGGTATTGCAAGTGGGTCAGCATTAGGCGTTAGCGGCCCTGCAGCAGGTCTTGCTGTTGTTGTTCTCAATTCAATTCAAACCCTGGGCGGCTCATGGCATGCATTTCTCCTGGCCGTTGTATTGGCTGGTTGCCTGCAGTTACTGGCCGGATACCTGAGGGCCGGGTTTGTGGCTTATTTCTTTCCATCATCGGTAATCAAAGGGATGCTTACAGGTATTGGTCTTATCATCATTTTGAAACAGATACCTCACGCAGTGGGCTACGACGAGAACCTGGAAGGCAGCCTGCAATTTGCAGAACCGACCGGTGAGAATACTTTCTCTGCCATCGCCCATGCATTTACACAAATAACACCTGGAGCGGTACTGATAGCTTTGATATCTATAGCCATTCTGCTTCTATGGGAGAATGTGCTGATGAAAAAGAGCCGCATCTTTCATGTGATACAAGGACCATTGGTAGCAGTGGTAGTGGGTATCATCATGTTCAACCTATACAGGAATGGTATACTTAATTTCACCCTGGCCGATAAACAATTAGTGACCTTGCCAGTTCCTGAAAATATAGGAGCATTCTTCGGGCAATTCACCTCTCCTGATTTTTCGCAACTAGCCAACCCTGAAGTATATTTTATTGCAGTGGTTATAGCCGTTATAGCAAGCCTTGAAACTTTGCTTTGCGTAGAGGCAACAGATAAACTTGATCCACTAAAAAGAGTAACGCCAACCAACAGGGAACTGAAAGCACAAGGTTTAGGAAACATTGTATCAGGATTGATAGGTGGACTACCAATTACGCAGGTGATAGTAAGAAGCTCTGCTAATATAACCTTTGGAGCAAAGACGAAGTTATCAGCCATTTTGCACGGCGTATGGTTGCTGCTAAGTGTTATCACAATTGCGCATTTGCTAAACATGATACCACTGGCAACACTGGCAGCTATCCTGATCCTGGTAGGTTATAAACTGGCTAAACCAGCTTTATTCATCCAGATGTATAAGCTTGGTTGGGAGCAGTTCGTACCATTTATGGCAACCGTGGTGGGTATACTAGCAACCGACCTTCTGAAAGGTATAGGTATAGGATTAGCCGTTGGAATATTTTACACGCTGCGCCACAACTACAAAAATTCGCATTATGTTCACGATACTAAAACAGTTGAGAATGGCAAAGAAATGCACCATCTTGTACTGGCTGAGGAAGTATCCTTCTTAAATAAAGCAAACATTTTGAAGACCCTGAATGCAATACCTGATAACGCAAAAGTTGTTATAGACGGATCTAAATCAGTAGCTATAGATTACGATGTTATCGAGATCATTCAAAACTTCAGGCAGAATGCCAAAAGCAAGAATATAGAAGTAGAGTTGCTTGGTATTACTGAGGAAAAAGCAGAAATGTCACACTAA